The stretch of DNA TGGCCAACATTGAAAGCTGCAGATGTGTTACCAATCTTAAAAAGCCCATCCATCAAGGAGGTGAAATTAACACGGTCCATCAATACACCATTTTGTTCCATATTTCTGAACAGACTCTCTGCTTCTTCCATCCTTCCATTCTTCCTCAATCCATTAACCAAAGAATCAATGACATAGTTGTTTACATCCAAACCTTCCTCTCTCATTTCCTTATACATCTGAAGAGCTACTTCTTGATTCCCAATCTTGAACATGCCATCTATAACTGTTCCATAGGTTACAACATTCGGACAGGTATTTCTTTCCGTCATCTTTTTCATAGCATCAAGAGCCTTAGCAAGTAGTTGTTTTCTAATATAACCATTGATGATAGAAGAGTAAGTAACAACATTCACATTCAGCAACTTCCTCTGCATCTCCAACAATGCAGATTCTGCTCCCTCCATATCTCCTAACTTGCAACGCCCATCAATCAAAGCTGAATATGCAACATGACTGGGGATGAGACAAGGTGAGCAAATCAGCCGAAACATCTGCTCTGCATCATCAACCTTACTCAACTTGAATAGTCCATCCATGAAGGTAGTGTGTAAAACCAAATCCATCACAACACCTCGAGCAACAATCTCACCAAGAAGAGCAAAAGAATCCCTTTCTCTGCCAGCTTTAAATAATGAATCTATGAGAGTACAGTACGTAACATGATTCGGAGCAACACCCATCTTCTCCATCTCTCTAAAGAGAGCATATGCCTCCGACAATCTCCCCTTGTTGCAGAGTCCATTGATCAGCGAAGTGTATGTGACAACATTAGGCAAGATCCCACTCTTGACCATATCTTCGTATAGAACAAAGGCTTCTTCGAGCTGTCCCCTCTTGCAATATTCACCGATGAACGTCGTGTGAGTGATAACATTTGGCTCCAAATGGGCACCTATATCTTCCATCACTCTCCTCGCCATACCGAAATCTCTGTTCCGACAAAACCCATGGATCAAAGTGTTACAAGTGACGATATCTGGCGAAACATTCTCCGCCATCATACTCTCCACCAGCCCTTGAGCCCCATCCATCTTCCCCATCTTGCAGTACGAGTCAATCAGCGTATTAAACCCGATGACATCCCTTGTGGTCCCGCCTTGAACCAGCATATCCGACAGCGACTCCGCAACCCCCAGCTGCCCCTTTCGGCACAATCCTTTGACCAAAATGTTGCAGGTGAAGCAATCAAAAGGAAACCCCTTCTTCAGCATCTCCGACAGCAACCCGACGGCGGACTCGGCCAATTCTAGATCACAAAAGCCCCAAATGACGGTGTTGTAGGACACAGCGTCGATCTCTGCGTCCGAGCGGAGGACGCGGAGGGCAGCGTCGAGGGAGCCCATCTTGCAGAAAGCGTGGATGAGGACGTTGTGAGTGAAGGAGTCGGGCTTGGCGGAGGAGCGGCTGAGCTCGGAGTAGAGGGCGGGAACCTCCGCGACGAAGCCGGCGGAGTTGAATCGGGAGAGGAGGCGGTTCCAGGAGAGGAGGGTGGGGCGAAGGCCGAGGGAGCGCATGTGGCGGAGGGCGCGGAGGGCGGCCGAAAGCTGGCCGCAGGCGAGATGGGCGCGGATGAGGGCGCAGAAGAAGGaggcgtagaggcgggacttggaGGGCGGAGGGCGGTGGCGGCATGATGACGAAGAGAAGAGGGAGGACAGACGCGTGGGAGCGGAGGAGGCTGTGGTGGTGAAGGCTTCGATTGTGTTCGAGGgacggagaaagagagagagagagggcgtcaTGGAGAAAAAAGAGAGACAGGACAAAGGAGGCGTTTCGTAGCGCAAGTTGTAGGCGATGTATCAACTTCGGCCGGAGAAAATTAAAGAGGTACATATATATGGGCCGGGCGGGAGACACGCATCCCAAGCCCGGCCCCTTCACTGAGTTGTTCTTGAGGGCTTATTTGaggattaaaagaaaataaatcaattCTGCGGTCAAAATGCAAATGCATGCACTCATTTTGTGAAGATTTTCCAGTTCCACAAAATGCTCTTCATCAAAATCGACGTCTTTCACAAGATTATAATATGGATAGAATTTATAGTTGTTCAGATTTACATATaatcattagggtttgacatgttcATAAGGTACGGGACCAATTATATATTACTAGATATTTTTAGCATATtaatctttaaattaaaaaaatttatattaagatctcataggttataaaagtaaaatatttaatcttgtttATCCTAGCACTGTCAATCTTACTAATGTAAAATACAACACGTAATAACACATACATAAATGACACAAAAATAatagcaaaaagataatttcaatgacGAGAATGATGATATCGTGGGTGATTGTTATAGTGATGGTCAGCAAGAACAATACGATGGTCACCCTTGCCAATATTGATCTGAACATTAACGACGAGAGAAAGAAGAGGCAGAGTGGTGAGGTATCGATgccgaaggaagaagaagaggcaatgttaggatcataaagacattaagaggagggggggagggaggggggggagtgtgaattagtgctttcaaaatAATATTCCAATTTAAACATTTCTATTGATGAAACCCGTATCGAAAATgcatttaacttagaatgtgagtaagagtagtgagcaactaaatcagttatTAATAGCAAGAAAAAACATAAAGAGAAATAcaaatcagatttatagtggtttggtcgtcttgacctacatccattcctgATTTCTCTTCCTTTAAGAtcatcggctttcactaccgatcttctttcaatcggCCAAGATCAACaacccttgttacaactctttctccgactcaacacttttcaagagtttacaatactttaaaATCATAAGCTTTTCATGCTTTTTCAAGCAAGTAtgattagggtatttatagaccccaaatgacataaaaaatggagccaaaaatttaaatccttaggttttcagggtactagcagtacTATCGCCTATGTTGAACAGTACTACCACTTGATAACCTAGGCACTAACGGTGATGCGGCCTAATCCTGTGCGGCCTACACCAGTTTAAGCCGTGACCTCAGGATGGTacggctcggttctggggtccgGATGCCGAGGATCTCAGGAGGAGCTTCTTGACGTCTTTCGAGAAAGGGTTCGCGGCAACCCGCTCGGGTCGTGGTCTTCGGAGGCGGATAGATGCAGCGCCCCGGTTGCGCGGTCGccgtgtacctgcacaaaggtcggaccgtccctccggcccgacccctccgacggtctaATTAGTGGACGAGAGGAGGATCCCCCCTTTTTTCTCAGGGCCTTGGACTCTTTATAGCTTGGGTCTGATATTACCTGATGTTCCTGTCAGAGCAAGGTCGTGTCTTTGGCGGGATTTGACATTGCTATTAAGGTTGCGTGGCGGACCATCTTGTCGCAGGATGTGGGTGGCCTCGATCGTCGCCCCCTGCGTTTGGGTGAACGTGCAAGGCATGGGCGAGGGAGTCGCTGGCTGTGAAGGGGTGACGTTGGCGATGTCAGGTCGATGTTAATGCTCGTTCACTCGACTGGCGACGTGGCGTGTCACGTCGTCATTACTCCCTTAGGGGAGTACCTTCGGGTGTCACACCACGGGGTGGCTGGCGTCATAGTCTGCATCCCTGCTGACTTTATGGTGACTCCCCTATcaaacggtaccaccgcttgacattgttaggatcaagagc from Musa acuminata AAA Group cultivar baxijiao chromosome BXJ2-11, Cavendish_Baxijiao_AAA, whole genome shotgun sequence encodes:
- the LOC135626798 gene encoding pentatricopeptide repeat-containing protein At5g14770, mitochondrial-like, with the protein product MTPSLSLFLRPSNTIEAFTTTASSAPTRLSSLFSSSSCRHRPPPSKSRLYASFFCALIRAHLACGQLSAALRALRHMRSLGLRPTLLSWNRLLSRFNSAGFVAEVPALYSELSRSSAKPDSFTHNVLIHAFCKMGSLDAALRVLRSDAEIDAVSYNTVIWGFCDLELAESAVGLLSEMLKKGFPFDCFTCNILVKGLCRKGQLGVAESLSDMLVQGGTTRDVIGFNTLIDSYCKMGKMDGAQGLVESMMAENVSPDIVTCNTLIHGFCRNRDFGMARRVMEDIGAHLEPNVITHTTFIGEYCKRGQLEEAFVLYEDMVKSGILPNVVTYTSLINGLCNKGRLSEAYALFREMEKMGVAPNHVTYCTLIDSLFKAGRERDSFALLGEIVARGVVMDLVLHTTFMDGLFKLSKVDDAEQMFRLICSPCLIPSHVAYSALIDGRCKLGDMEGAESALLEMQRKLLNVNVVTYSSIINGYIRKQLLAKALDAMKKMTERNTCPNVVTYGTVIDGMFKIGNQEVALQMYKEMREEGLDVNNYVIDSLVNGLRKNGRMEEAESLFRNMEQNGVLMDRVNFTSLMDGLFKIGNTSAAFNVGQEMIEKNHVPDVVVYNVFINSLCNLGKSSQAKSFLSEMKNMGLNPDHATYNTLINAHCKEGRIDKALELSKEMMSVGLMPNRITYNTLIGGLCEVGEAEKAVDLLIEMAAGGFFPSSSACRNVLHACSKCKRADLIVQTHKKVVNMGLGHDITLYNTMIHALCTLGMTRKANVLLKDMLARGIKADTITFNVLMLGHCKSGHLDKAFDMYSQMLLEGISPSIATYNTLLGGLSAAGRIGEADKLINEMKKREVLPNNFTYDILITAYGKQSNRKESIRLYCEMVMKGFVPKLSTYNVLISDFAKVGMMKQAIELFNEMNKRGVLPNSSTYDILISGWSKLLNGSEVKRLLKEMTGKGFAPGEETLGFISKAFARPGRTLGAQKLLRKLYKI